One Ciconia boyciana chromosome 20, ASM3463844v1, whole genome shotgun sequence DNA window includes the following coding sequences:
- the CCDC15 gene encoding coiled-coil domain-containing protein 15 isoform X5, with translation MKASAFQVEEELKEQQREKAASLRRFQGAVKQRVNQQVRMRRKQQLQKSYEAAERESCVAVQYSDSALRLTPRKNTCLFRSHPAPAICGPGACAVPAQRQGMQSEPFQQQAAKLSKTVKQVRRRLASCKTVPQGAGPPELPGGVWRREFVGNNLLPLKILLIATGEPAHLPSEGVRHILECHSGDATTPQLLAKPESCKTATLPAADEGEELLLAGHHDLPAELQDQGTAPHQAERDDDFYIKIQFEKFCDGSATDSSLPEPPQRPHTNYQAPLVLWAGVDQEETKKQRQNEYLRYRRLFMNIEREQVKEQQRQKERQKRIAEIKSKKENQRRAEEQRMQETADQQEPSPGEGACETLAQLKLEERRVKKIKEKQQQNKEYVRYIEALRAQMREKIKLYNIDLPPLCSCGSDFWDSHPDTCANNCVFYKNHKAYSHALQSVVSSCDPADRSPSARLPLRDLAALCARSGKRL, from the exons ATGAAG GCTTCAGCATTTCAGGTGgaggaggagctgaaggagcagCAACGGGAGAAGGCAGCCAGCCTGAGACGTTTCCAGGGAGCGGTGAAGCAGCGGGTGAACCAGCAGGTCAGGATGcgaagaaagcagcagctgcagaagtcCTACGAAGCG GCGGAGAGGGAGAGCTGCGTTGCCGTGCAGTACTCGGACTCGGCGCTGCGCTTGACCCCTCGGAAGAACACGTGCCTGTTTCGGAGTCACCCCGCGCCCGCTATCTGCGGTCCCGGCGCTTGCGCCGTCCCGGCACAGCGGCAAGGGATGCAAAGCGAGCCGTTCCAGCAGCAAGCCGCCAAG CTTAGCAAAACCGTGAAGCAAGTTCGGCGCAGGCTGGCGTCCTGCAAAACCGTGCCCCAAGGAGCGGGTCCCCCCGAACTCCCCGGCGGCGTCTGGAGGCGAGAG tTTGTAGGAAACAATCTGCTGCCTCTCAAAATATTGTTAATTGCCACCGGGGAGCCTGCCCACTTACCATCTGAAGGAGTACGCCACATACTCGAGTGTCACTCCGGAGATGCCACCACCCCCCAGCTCCTTGCA AAACCGGAGTCTTGCAAGACGGCCACGCTGCCCGCAGCAGATGAGGGCGAGGAACTGCTTCTAGCAGGACACCACGATCTTCCAGCTGAACTGCAAGACCAGGGGACAGCCCCGCATCAAGCTGAGCGAGACGATGACTTCTACATCAAAATCCAATTTGAAAAA TTCTGTGACGGATCAGCGACGGACTCGAGCTTGCCCGAGCCTCCCCAGAGGCCGCACACCAATTACCAAGCTCCCCTCGTACTCTGGGCTGGCGTAGACCAAGAGGAAACCAAGAAGCAG CGTCAGAACGAGTACCTGAGATACAGGCGCCTCTTCATGAACATCGAACGAGAGCAAGTGAAGgaacagcagaggcagaaagagaggcagaagagaatCGCCGA GATTAAGAGCAAGAAGGAGAACCAGCGCCGGGCAGAAGAGCAGAGGATGCAGGAGACGGCTGACCAGCAAGAACCCTCCCCGGGAGAGGGAGCCTGTGAAACCCTGGCCCAGCTTAaactggaggagaggagagtgaagaagattaaggaaaaacagcagcaaaataaggAGTACGTGAG GTACATCGAAGCTCTAAGAGCCCAGATGAGGGAGAAGATAAAACTATATAATATCGACTTGCCCCCGCTGTGCTCCTGCGGGTCCGATTTCTGGGACTCCCACCCGGATACCTGCGCCAACAACTGCGTCTTCTACAAAAACCACAAAG CCTACAGCCACGCTCTGCAGTCCGTCGTCTCGTCCTGCGACCCCGCGGACAGGAGTCCCTCGGCGAGGCTGCCGCTCCGAGACTTGGCCGCTCTCTGCGCTCGCTCGGGGAAGCGTCTGTGA
- the CCDC15 gene encoding coiled-coil domain-containing protein 15 isoform X1 yields the protein MLPPSKERPRGAGEHPGGHQARPLRQSWRVLAERNQSVVPVGVWVESAPGEPEESLAFASAFQVEEELKEQQREKAASLRRFQGAVKQRVNQQVRMRRKQQLQKSYEAAERESCVAVQYSDSALRLTPRKNTCLFRSHPAPAICGPGACAVPAQRQGMQSEPFQQQAAKLSKTVKQVRRRLASCKTVPQGAGPPELPGGVWRREFVGNNLLPLKILLIATGEPAHLPSEGVRHILECHSGDATTPQLLAKPESCKTATLPAADEGEELLLAGHHDLPAELQDQGTAPHQAERDDDFYIKIQFEKFCDGSATDSSLPEPPQRPHTNYQAPLVLWAGVDQEETKKQRQNEYLRYRRLFMNIEREQVKEQQRQKERQKRIAEIKSKKENQRRAEEQRMQETADQQEPSPGEGACETLAQLKLEERRVKKIKEKQQQNKEYVRYIEALRAQMREKIKLYNIDLPPLCSCGSDFWDSHPDTCANNCVFYKNHKAYSHALQSVVSSCDPADRSPSARLPLRDLAALCARSGKRL from the exons ATGCTGCCGCCCTCCAAggagcggccccggggggccggggagcaCCCGGGGGGGCATCAGGCGAGACCCCTGCGGCAGAGCTGGCGGGTGCTGGCCGAGAGGAACCAGAGCGTGGTCCCCGTGGGTGTCTGGGTGGAGAGCGCTCCGGGGGAGCCGGAGGAGAGCCTGGCCTTC GCTTCAGCATTTCAGGTGgaggaggagctgaaggagcagCAACGGGAGAAGGCAGCCAGCCTGAGACGTTTCCAGGGAGCGGTGAAGCAGCGGGTGAACCAGCAGGTCAGGATGcgaagaaagcagcagctgcagaagtcCTACGAAGCG GCGGAGAGGGAGAGCTGCGTTGCCGTGCAGTACTCGGACTCGGCGCTGCGCTTGACCCCTCGGAAGAACACGTGCCTGTTTCGGAGTCACCCCGCGCCCGCTATCTGCGGTCCCGGCGCTTGCGCCGTCCCGGCACAGCGGCAAGGGATGCAAAGCGAGCCGTTCCAGCAGCAAGCCGCCAAG CTTAGCAAAACCGTGAAGCAAGTTCGGCGCAGGCTGGCGTCCTGCAAAACCGTGCCCCAAGGAGCGGGTCCCCCCGAACTCCCCGGCGGCGTCTGGAGGCGAGAG tTTGTAGGAAACAATCTGCTGCCTCTCAAAATATTGTTAATTGCCACCGGGGAGCCTGCCCACTTACCATCTGAAGGAGTACGCCACATACTCGAGTGTCACTCCGGAGATGCCACCACCCCCCAGCTCCTTGCA AAACCGGAGTCTTGCAAGACGGCCACGCTGCCCGCAGCAGATGAGGGCGAGGAACTGCTTCTAGCAGGACACCACGATCTTCCAGCTGAACTGCAAGACCAGGGGACAGCCCCGCATCAAGCTGAGCGAGACGATGACTTCTACATCAAAATCCAATTTGAAAAA TTCTGTGACGGATCAGCGACGGACTCGAGCTTGCCCGAGCCTCCCCAGAGGCCGCACACCAATTACCAAGCTCCCCTCGTACTCTGGGCTGGCGTAGACCAAGAGGAAACCAAGAAGCAG CGTCAGAACGAGTACCTGAGATACAGGCGCCTCTTCATGAACATCGAACGAGAGCAAGTGAAGgaacagcagaggcagaaagagaggcagaagagaatCGCCGA GATTAAGAGCAAGAAGGAGAACCAGCGCCGGGCAGAAGAGCAGAGGATGCAGGAGACGGCTGACCAGCAAGAACCCTCCCCGGGAGAGGGAGCCTGTGAAACCCTGGCCCAGCTTAaactggaggagaggagagtgaagaagattaaggaaaaacagcagcaaaataaggAGTACGTGAG GTACATCGAAGCTCTAAGAGCCCAGATGAGGGAGAAGATAAAACTATATAATATCGACTTGCCCCCGCTGTGCTCCTGCGGGTCCGATTTCTGGGACTCCCACCCGGATACCTGCGCCAACAACTGCGTCTTCTACAAAAACCACAAAG CCTACAGCCACGCTCTGCAGTCCGTCGTCTCGTCCTGCGACCCCGCGGACAGGAGTCCCTCGGCGAGGCTGCCGCTCCGAGACTTGGCCGCTCTCTGCGCTCGCTCGGGGAAGCGTCTGTGA
- the TMEM218 gene encoding transmembrane protein 218 — MAGMALGLGPGVLLLQLLWGLALLLCLVLSRAAGRARFAVVLVTLGAAILSAALLLFPREDERPATAAADEIVDTFFIGRFVLLAVMSLVLLGCLFLLLIYHLMEPIYAKPLHSS, encoded by the exons aTGGCGGGCATGGCGCTGGGTCTGGGGCCGGgcgtgctgctgctgcagctgctctggggcCTGgcgctgctgctctgcctggtgcTGTCCCGGGCGGCCGGACGGGCCCG GTTCGCCGTGGTGTTAGTGACGCTGGGAGCCGCCATCCTCAGCGCCGCGCTGCTGCTCTTCCCCCGGGAGGACGAGCGCCCGGCTACAGCCGCTGCTGACGAG atCGTGGACACCTTCTTTATCGGCCGCTTCGTCCTCCTGGCGGTGATGAGCCTGGTCTTACTTGGGtgcctgttcctcctcctgATTTACCACCTCATGGAGCCGATATACGCCAAACCACTCCACAGCAGCTAG
- the CCDC15 gene encoding coiled-coil domain-containing protein 15 isoform X2, whose product MLPPSKERPRGAGEHPGGHQARPLRQSWRVLAERNQSVVPVGVWVESAPGEPEESLAFASAFQVEEELKEQQREKAASLRRFQGAVKQRVNQQVRMRRKQQLQKSYEAAERESCVAVQYSDSALRLTPRKNTCLFRSHPAPAICGPGACAVPAQRQGMQSEPFQQQAAKLSKTVKQVRRRLASCKTVPQGAGPPELPGGVWRREFVGNNLLPLKILLIATGEPAHLPSEGVRHILECHSGDATTPQLLAKPESCKTATLPAADEGEELLLAGHHDLPAELQDQGTAPHQAERDDDFYIKIQFEKFCDGSATDSSLPEPPQRPHTNYQAPLVLWAGVDQEETKKQRQNEYLRYRRLFMNIEREQVKEQQRQKERQKRIAEIKSKKENQRRAEEQRMQETADQQEPSPGEGACETLAQLKLEERRVKKIKEKQQQNKEYIEALRAQMREKIKLYNIDLPPLCSCGSDFWDSHPDTCANNCVFYKNHKAYSHALQSVVSSCDPADRSPSARLPLRDLAALCARSGKRL is encoded by the exons ATGCTGCCGCCCTCCAAggagcggccccggggggccggggagcaCCCGGGGGGGCATCAGGCGAGACCCCTGCGGCAGAGCTGGCGGGTGCTGGCCGAGAGGAACCAGAGCGTGGTCCCCGTGGGTGTCTGGGTGGAGAGCGCTCCGGGGGAGCCGGAGGAGAGCCTGGCCTTC GCTTCAGCATTTCAGGTGgaggaggagctgaaggagcagCAACGGGAGAAGGCAGCCAGCCTGAGACGTTTCCAGGGAGCGGTGAAGCAGCGGGTGAACCAGCAGGTCAGGATGcgaagaaagcagcagctgcagaagtcCTACGAAGCG GCGGAGAGGGAGAGCTGCGTTGCCGTGCAGTACTCGGACTCGGCGCTGCGCTTGACCCCTCGGAAGAACACGTGCCTGTTTCGGAGTCACCCCGCGCCCGCTATCTGCGGTCCCGGCGCTTGCGCCGTCCCGGCACAGCGGCAAGGGATGCAAAGCGAGCCGTTCCAGCAGCAAGCCGCCAAG CTTAGCAAAACCGTGAAGCAAGTTCGGCGCAGGCTGGCGTCCTGCAAAACCGTGCCCCAAGGAGCGGGTCCCCCCGAACTCCCCGGCGGCGTCTGGAGGCGAGAG tTTGTAGGAAACAATCTGCTGCCTCTCAAAATATTGTTAATTGCCACCGGGGAGCCTGCCCACTTACCATCTGAAGGAGTACGCCACATACTCGAGTGTCACTCCGGAGATGCCACCACCCCCCAGCTCCTTGCA AAACCGGAGTCTTGCAAGACGGCCACGCTGCCCGCAGCAGATGAGGGCGAGGAACTGCTTCTAGCAGGACACCACGATCTTCCAGCTGAACTGCAAGACCAGGGGACAGCCCCGCATCAAGCTGAGCGAGACGATGACTTCTACATCAAAATCCAATTTGAAAAA TTCTGTGACGGATCAGCGACGGACTCGAGCTTGCCCGAGCCTCCCCAGAGGCCGCACACCAATTACCAAGCTCCCCTCGTACTCTGGGCTGGCGTAGACCAAGAGGAAACCAAGAAGCAG CGTCAGAACGAGTACCTGAGATACAGGCGCCTCTTCATGAACATCGAACGAGAGCAAGTGAAGgaacagcagaggcagaaagagaggcagaagagaatCGCCGA GATTAAGAGCAAGAAGGAGAACCAGCGCCGGGCAGAAGAGCAGAGGATGCAGGAGACGGCTGACCAGCAAGAACCCTCCCCGGGAGAGGGAGCCTGTGAAACCCTGGCCCAGCTTAaactggaggagaggagagtgaagaagattaaggaaaaacagcagcaaaataaggA GTACATCGAAGCTCTAAGAGCCCAGATGAGGGAGAAGATAAAACTATATAATATCGACTTGCCCCCGCTGTGCTCCTGCGGGTCCGATTTCTGGGACTCCCACCCGGATACCTGCGCCAACAACTGCGTCTTCTACAAAAACCACAAAG CCTACAGCCACGCTCTGCAGTCCGTCGTCTCGTCCTGCGACCCCGCGGACAGGAGTCCCTCGGCGAGGCTGCCGCTCCGAGACTTGGCCGCTCTCTGCGCTCGCTCGGGGAAGCGTCTGTGA
- the CCDC15 gene encoding coiled-coil domain-containing protein 15 isoform X3: MLPPSKERPRGAGEHPGGHQARPLRQSWRVLAERNQSVVPVGVWVESAPGEPEESLAFASAFQVEEELKEQQREKAASLRRFQGAVKQRVNQQVRMRRKQQLQKSYEAAERESCVAVQYSDSALRLTPRKNTCLFRSHPAPAICGPGACAVPAQRQGMQSEPFQQQAAKLSKTVKQVRRRLASCKTVPQGAGPPELPGGVWRREFVGNNLLPLKILLIATGEPAHLPSEGVRHILECHSGDATTPQLLAKPESCKTATLPAADEGEELLLAGHHDLPAELQDQGTAPHQAERDDDFYIKIQFEKFCDGSATDSSLPEPPQRPHTNYQAPLVLWAGVDQEETKKQRQNEYLRYRRLFMNIEREQVKEQQRQKERQKRIAEIKSKKENQRRAEEQRMQETADQQEPSPGEGACETLAQLKLEERRVKKIKEKQQQNKEYVRYIEALRAQMREKIKLYNIDLPPLCSCGSDFWDSHPDTCANNCVFYKNHKVKG; this comes from the exons ATGCTGCCGCCCTCCAAggagcggccccggggggccggggagcaCCCGGGGGGGCATCAGGCGAGACCCCTGCGGCAGAGCTGGCGGGTGCTGGCCGAGAGGAACCAGAGCGTGGTCCCCGTGGGTGTCTGGGTGGAGAGCGCTCCGGGGGAGCCGGAGGAGAGCCTGGCCTTC GCTTCAGCATTTCAGGTGgaggaggagctgaaggagcagCAACGGGAGAAGGCAGCCAGCCTGAGACGTTTCCAGGGAGCGGTGAAGCAGCGGGTGAACCAGCAGGTCAGGATGcgaagaaagcagcagctgcagaagtcCTACGAAGCG GCGGAGAGGGAGAGCTGCGTTGCCGTGCAGTACTCGGACTCGGCGCTGCGCTTGACCCCTCGGAAGAACACGTGCCTGTTTCGGAGTCACCCCGCGCCCGCTATCTGCGGTCCCGGCGCTTGCGCCGTCCCGGCACAGCGGCAAGGGATGCAAAGCGAGCCGTTCCAGCAGCAAGCCGCCAAG CTTAGCAAAACCGTGAAGCAAGTTCGGCGCAGGCTGGCGTCCTGCAAAACCGTGCCCCAAGGAGCGGGTCCCCCCGAACTCCCCGGCGGCGTCTGGAGGCGAGAG tTTGTAGGAAACAATCTGCTGCCTCTCAAAATATTGTTAATTGCCACCGGGGAGCCTGCCCACTTACCATCTGAAGGAGTACGCCACATACTCGAGTGTCACTCCGGAGATGCCACCACCCCCCAGCTCCTTGCA AAACCGGAGTCTTGCAAGACGGCCACGCTGCCCGCAGCAGATGAGGGCGAGGAACTGCTTCTAGCAGGACACCACGATCTTCCAGCTGAACTGCAAGACCAGGGGACAGCCCCGCATCAAGCTGAGCGAGACGATGACTTCTACATCAAAATCCAATTTGAAAAA TTCTGTGACGGATCAGCGACGGACTCGAGCTTGCCCGAGCCTCCCCAGAGGCCGCACACCAATTACCAAGCTCCCCTCGTACTCTGGGCTGGCGTAGACCAAGAGGAAACCAAGAAGCAG CGTCAGAACGAGTACCTGAGATACAGGCGCCTCTTCATGAACATCGAACGAGAGCAAGTGAAGgaacagcagaggcagaaagagaggcagaagagaatCGCCGA GATTAAGAGCAAGAAGGAGAACCAGCGCCGGGCAGAAGAGCAGAGGATGCAGGAGACGGCTGACCAGCAAGAACCCTCCCCGGGAGAGGGAGCCTGTGAAACCCTGGCCCAGCTTAaactggaggagaggagagtgaagaagattaaggaaaaacagcagcaaaataaggAGTACGTGAG GTACATCGAAGCTCTAAGAGCCCAGATGAGGGAGAAGATAAAACTATATAATATCGACTTGCCCCCGCTGTGCTCCTGCGGGTCCGATTTCTGGGACTCCCACCCGGATACCTGCGCCAACAACTGCGTCTTCTACAAAAACCACAAAG TAAAAGGCTGA
- the SLC37A2 gene encoding glucose-6-phosphate exchanger SLC37A2, translating to MRAALAPGVRLLRALPRDSRYRGLTLVLTFFCYTSYHLSRKPISIVKSQLHPNCSALGPNPHNDSNSSTWCSWAPFDGDNYKELFGALDNAFLVAYAIGMFISGIFGERLPLRYYLSGGMLLSGLFTALFGLGYFWDIHVLWYFIIMQVCNGLVQTTGWPSVVACVGNWFGKGKRGLIMGIWNSHTSVGNILGSLIAGVWVSSAWGLSFVVPGIIIAAMGVICFFFLVEYPEDVGCSPPLHHMASDEEDAGGVTSNEKDPEVVTSNEGPLSSSGQSSADRADSPKEPAEEPEAISFLGALRIPGVVEFSLCLLFAKLVSYTFLYWLPLYIVNVAHFGAKEAGDLSTLFDVGGILGGIFAGLISDYTGGRATTCCVMLVIAAPMLFLYNHVGQNGIGTSIAMLIICGALVNGPYALITTAVSADLGTHESLKGNAKALSTVTAIIDGTGSIGAALGPLLAGLISPTGWNNVFYMLIAADVLACLLLARVVVKEVRGWCGCIARKRGFKEF from the exons aTGAGGGCAGCGCTCGCCCCCGGCGTCCGCCTGCTCCGCGCCCTCCCCCGGGACAGCCG GTATCGGGGGCTGACGCTGGTGCTGACCTTCTTCTGCTACACCAGCTACCACCTCTCCCGAAAACCCATCAGCATCGTCAAG AGCCAGCTGCACCCCAATTGCTCGGCCTTGGGCCCGAACCCCCACAACGACTCCAACAGCAGCACGTGGTGCAGCTGGGCACCCTTCG atggGGACAACTACAAGGAGCTTTTTGGGGCGCTGGATAACGCCTTCCTGGTGGCCTACGCCATCGGGATGTTTATCAG CGGCATTTTCGGGGAGCGGCTCCCCCTGCGCTACTACCTGTCGGGGGGGATGCTGCTGAGCGGGCTCTTCACCGCGCTCTTCGGCCTCGGCTACTTCTGGGACATCCACGTCCTCTGGTACTTCATCATCATGCAG GTCTGCAACGGGCTGGTGCAGACGACCGGCTGGCCCTCTGTCGTGGCGTGCGTCGGGAACTGGTTTGGGAAGGGAAA GAGAGGTTTGATCATGGGCATCTGGAACTCGCACACCTCTGTCGGCAACATCTTAGGGTCGCTCATCGCCGGCGTCTGGGTTTCCTCCGCCTGGGGCCTGTCCTTCGTCGTGCCTGGCATCATCATCGCCGCCATGGGCGTCATCTGCTTCTTCTTCCTCGTGGAGT aTCCCGAGGACGTTGGCTGCAGCCCGCCTCTGCATCAC ATGGCCTCCGACGAGGAGGACGCTGGAGGGGTGACCTCCAACGAGAAGGATCCTGAAGTGGTCACCTCCAACGAGGGGCCGCTGAGCAGCTCAGGCCAGAGCAGCGCGGATCGCGCCGACAGCCCCAAGGAACCAGCCGAGGAGCCTGAAGCCATCAGCTTCCTCGGGGCGCTCCGGATACCC ggcGTGGTGGAGTTCTCCCTTTGCCTGCTCTTTGCCAAGCTGGTGAGCTACACCTTCCTCTACTGGCTGCCCCTCTATATCGTGAACGTCG CTCATTTCGGTGCCAAGGAAGCCGGGGACCTGTCGACCCTCTTTGACGTCGGGGGCATTTTAG GGGGGATCTTTGCCGGCCTCATCTCTGACTACACCGGCGGCAGAGCCACCACGTGCTGCGTGATGCTGGTCATCGCTGCTCCCATG CTGTTCCTGTATAACCATGTCGGCCAGAATGGCATCGGCACGTCAATAG CGATGCTGATCATCTGCGGCGCTCTGGTTAACGGGCCCTACGCTCTCATCACGACAGCCGTTTCGGCAGATTTG GGAACCCACGAGTCTCTCAAAGGAAACGCCAAAGCCCTTTCTACTGTCACGGCCATCATTGACGGCACAGGATCCATAG GTGCCGCGCTAGGGCCGCTGCTCGCAGGGCTCATCTCCCCCACGGGCTGGAATAACGTCTTCTACATGTTGATAGCAGCCGACGTCTTGGCTTGCCTG CTCCTCGCTCGCGTGGTGGTCAAAGAGGTCCGCGGGTGGTGCGGCTGCATAGCGAGGAAGAGAGG GTTTAAGGAGTTTTGA
- the CCDC15 gene encoding coiled-coil domain-containing protein 15 isoform X4 translates to MLPPSKERPRGAGEHPGGHQARPLRQSWRVLAERNQSVVPVGVWVESAPGEPEESLAFASAFQVEEELKEQQREKAASLRRFQGAVKQRVNQQVRMRRKQQLQKSYEAAERESCVAVQYSDSALRLTPRKNTCLFRSHPAPAICGPGACAVPAQRQGMQSEPFQQQAAKLSKTVKQVRRRLASCKTVPQGAGPPELPGGVWRREKPESCKTATLPAADEGEELLLAGHHDLPAELQDQGTAPHQAERDDDFYIKIQFEKFCDGSATDSSLPEPPQRPHTNYQAPLVLWAGVDQEETKKQRQNEYLRYRRLFMNIEREQVKEQQRQKERQKRIAEIKSKKENQRRAEEQRMQETADQQEPSPGEGACETLAQLKLEERRVKKIKEKQQQNKEYVRYIEALRAQMREKIKLYNIDLPPLCSCGSDFWDSHPDTCANNCVFYKNHKAYSHALQSVVSSCDPADRSPSARLPLRDLAALCARSGKRL, encoded by the exons ATGCTGCCGCCCTCCAAggagcggccccggggggccggggagcaCCCGGGGGGGCATCAGGCGAGACCCCTGCGGCAGAGCTGGCGGGTGCTGGCCGAGAGGAACCAGAGCGTGGTCCCCGTGGGTGTCTGGGTGGAGAGCGCTCCGGGGGAGCCGGAGGAGAGCCTGGCCTTC GCTTCAGCATTTCAGGTGgaggaggagctgaaggagcagCAACGGGAGAAGGCAGCCAGCCTGAGACGTTTCCAGGGAGCGGTGAAGCAGCGGGTGAACCAGCAGGTCAGGATGcgaagaaagcagcagctgcagaagtcCTACGAAGCG GCGGAGAGGGAGAGCTGCGTTGCCGTGCAGTACTCGGACTCGGCGCTGCGCTTGACCCCTCGGAAGAACACGTGCCTGTTTCGGAGTCACCCCGCGCCCGCTATCTGCGGTCCCGGCGCTTGCGCCGTCCCGGCACAGCGGCAAGGGATGCAAAGCGAGCCGTTCCAGCAGCAAGCCGCCAAG CTTAGCAAAACCGTGAAGCAAGTTCGGCGCAGGCTGGCGTCCTGCAAAACCGTGCCCCAAGGAGCGGGTCCCCCCGAACTCCCCGGCGGCGTCTGGAGGCGAGAG AAACCGGAGTCTTGCAAGACGGCCACGCTGCCCGCAGCAGATGAGGGCGAGGAACTGCTTCTAGCAGGACACCACGATCTTCCAGCTGAACTGCAAGACCAGGGGACAGCCCCGCATCAAGCTGAGCGAGACGATGACTTCTACATCAAAATCCAATTTGAAAAA TTCTGTGACGGATCAGCGACGGACTCGAGCTTGCCCGAGCCTCCCCAGAGGCCGCACACCAATTACCAAGCTCCCCTCGTACTCTGGGCTGGCGTAGACCAAGAGGAAACCAAGAAGCAG CGTCAGAACGAGTACCTGAGATACAGGCGCCTCTTCATGAACATCGAACGAGAGCAAGTGAAGgaacagcagaggcagaaagagaggcagaagagaatCGCCGA GATTAAGAGCAAGAAGGAGAACCAGCGCCGGGCAGAAGAGCAGAGGATGCAGGAGACGGCTGACCAGCAAGAACCCTCCCCGGGAGAGGGAGCCTGTGAAACCCTGGCCCAGCTTAaactggaggagaggagagtgaagaagattaaggaaaaacagcagcaaaataaggAGTACGTGAG GTACATCGAAGCTCTAAGAGCCCAGATGAGGGAGAAGATAAAACTATATAATATCGACTTGCCCCCGCTGTGCTCCTGCGGGTCCGATTTCTGGGACTCCCACCCGGATACCTGCGCCAACAACTGCGTCTTCTACAAAAACCACAAAG CCTACAGCCACGCTCTGCAGTCCGTCGTCTCGTCCTGCGACCCCGCGGACAGGAGTCCCTCGGCGAGGCTGCCGCTCCGAGACTTGGCCGCTCTCTGCGCTCGCTCGGGGAAGCGTCTGTGA